The following DNA comes from Bos indicus x Bos taurus breed Angus x Brahman F1 hybrid chromosome 5, Bos_hybrid_MaternalHap_v2.0, whole genome shotgun sequence.
atcccaccctcccactgagtccaaaagtcttatTTACCTCTGTGTCATCTCTGCTGCCCTGCAGGTGGGATCATCGGTACCATCTTTCGAAGGTGTTTGCTCGAGCTGTAGAGTTTTCCAGGGCACCTTCTTTGGAGCTTAGTGTCACTGTTGTAGGGCTTCAGCTTTCCCTAGCCCGCCTAGGaagtggcttttatttattttaagattttgctTGAAAGGAGATTCTGATGCCTTTCTAAAAAGTTTGAAAAGACCTGGACTAAGTAATCTGaaagtccttttttcttttttaatatcttctctgGTCCAAGAACACTGCTTTACTCTGCAGGGTTCAGACCTTGGGAACGTGGAGTAAGACCTCTTCCCTAGCCTACTCAATCTCGATGGCGCCACCTGCTGGTGACCCCATGTATAACTAAAGGGGAATTTCTAAAGCTTGTAATCAAACTTTTTTGCTCCCATACTCTCTTAAAGCAGAAGCTCCATTTCgtccagataatttttttttgcccTAGACCAAAAGAAATACTTAACAGTTTAATGTATCAAGTAACTAttctaaacattcaaaaaatgtttaatattttaacaactttgtagttatttgaaaaatacattgaaaaaatatttttatctcattcttAAATAACTATCCTTTCAATGGATGTGGCCTGTTGGACACTGCACAGTTCTCAAACCTTGGAATCCTACTGAACAAGGACACCCTCATTTTCTGTTACATGTTGGTTTTCTTATGGTACTTGCTTTTGTCATAGCAACTACTGAAAAACCAGATTGTAGAAATATTGAACTATTTAGAGTTAGTAGTCTTTACGATAAATAGCCAATTAGTGTTGCTGTATTTTATTCAGAAAGTTAAAGTATCCCTTGCTTTGCCTCTGTGAGCTCATCACAATGACCCAGGGTGCCTCAAAGCCCAGTTTAGGAACTATGGCTTTGAAGTCTTGAAAAGCCATGAAATCTCTTGTATGTTTCTACATTAATAACTTCAGATTTTCTTCATACATTTAGATTTTTGCAAAGTATATTTTCCtgcaaattataaatattatgttaACAATATTTacataatgttaataataataatttagacTATGTTAGTCTAAATAAAACTGTCATACTATTCTAAAATATATCCAAATGAAATCTAAATGTAGCAATTTAATAcacaaaatcatttcaaaaatacATGGGGCATTTCTTTAAGTTACAACTCTTAAATGATTCTTATAGtattcctttttctcttgattttgtATTGCCATCTTATTTCCCTACAGaattgtattttagtttttaaaatatttttatagttgaAAGTCTTTGTTTGGATCATTCTGCTATACTTCTCTGCAACAAgaacataaattaatttttttattgtggctCTGAATCATTATGCATTAATCCATATGGAAATTATCTTTATAAATAGTTCACAGTTGCCCCaaacaacataaatattttaaaatgttgatacaaaattgttttatatgaaataaattttattggaagtgcttcttttagatttttataattaaatcatGTAGCCATCAGTGAACATTGTTTATTACTGTAACAAGACAAAATTTAGTGTCAGttctatttgtgttttatttccttgttcacataaataagtaaatgggaATGGAAAGAGTTTTGCTAAAATAGGAATTCTTTGAGTTCTTTCTGAATTATATGCCAAGAACCAGGGTGATCTGTCATCAAAACTGACATTTTTAATTGTCAATTGACAACTTGTTGAGTCCTTTAGCTTTGTGGGAAGGAAGAATTGGAAAcatgtaacttaaaaaaacaatttttgtaactcagtcctctgtgcttcctgttGAGCTTTGGGATGAGTCTAAAGTAAGCTGAGTGGAGTAGTTGTGAAAGGGGACCTCAGCCTTGATCATTCAGGAAAGAGTTTATGAGGAAGTTGAATTCCTGAAAGTGATTCTTTTAAAACCCTACATGCCTGTCACCCTTTTGAAAGACTCAAGAATAGGAGTAACCCAACTAAACACTGTTTGCTCTAGAATGCTCAGCATGCTTTTCACTAGAAGGTTCCATTTAAGGTCTTTTTCTAGTAACTGCCAACATGGAGATTGTTCAGATCTTTAGTGGTTACTGGCATAGAAAATATACTGACTTACTTTAACTGTGGAAAAGGGGGAAAATACTGTACCCTGTCTTATGTAGATCTTCATATAATTTATAGAACATGTTtatacacattatctcatttgagcGCTGTATGGTAAGGTAGATGGAGATTTGAAGCAGAAATGAGGAATGAGTCCGGAGGACTTTGGTGCATGTTCTGACTCACAGAGCCTGTGAGTGGTGAACAGGCACCACTAAttccttcctcattttctcttttcccaacAAGACACTTTAGCTGCGTAGCTTCTAACATTGTTCTGTCACCATAAACCCTGTCTTAATACTCTTTCTTCCTACATACTCAGGAAATCTTTTTTccgcatttaaaaaataattgaagtatagttgaattacaacgtggtgttagtttcaggtgtacagcaaagtggtttatgtatttttcatatcagatcagatcagatcagtcgctcagtcgtgtccgactctttgcgatcccatgaatcgcaacatgccaggcctccccgtccatcaccacctcctggagttcactcagactcacgtccattgagtcagtgatgccatccagccatctcattctctgtcgtccccttctcctcctgcccgcaatccctcccagcatcagagtcttttccagtgagtcaactcttcgcatgaggtggccaaagtactggagtttcagctttagcatcattccctccaaagaaatcccagggctgatctccttcagaatggactggttggatccccttgcagtccaagggactctcaagagtcttctccaacaccacagttcagaagcatcaattcttcggctctcagccttcttcacagtccaactctcacatccatacatgaccacaggaaaaatcatagccttgactagacgaacctttgttggcaaagtaatgtctctgcttttgaatatggtatctaggttggtcataaccttccttccaaggagtaagcgtcttttaatttcatggctgcactcaccatctgcagtgatcttggagcccaaaaaaataaagtctgacactgtttccactgtttccccgtctacttcccatgaagtgatgggaccggatgccatgatcttcgttttctgaatgttgagctttaagccaactttttcactctcccttttcatcaagaggcttttgagttcctcttcactttctgccataagggtggtgtcatctgcatatctgaggttattgctatttctcccggcaatcttgattccagcttgtgtttcttccagtccagcatttctcatgatgtactctgcatataagttaaataagcagggtgacaatatacagccttgacgtactccttttcctatttggaaccagtctgttattccatgtccagttctaactgttgcttcctgacctatatacaaatttctcaagaggcagatcagctggtctggtattcccatctctttcagaattttccacagtttattgtgatatgtgtgcatatacacatgtgtatctttttcatattcctttccattatggtttattacaggatactgaacaTAGTTTCCTGTGTTCTACAGTACGAcactgtttatctgttttacatatagtaatttgtatctgCTTACCTCACACTCCTAATAAGCCTCCCTCCCCTGACTCATGAAATCTTAAGGAAGTTATTGGTAGCTAATAGACCTTTATAAGTATGGccagagcaaaaaaataaatattggcaAATTCTTAGCTTGTACAGTTTTATCAGAGTGAAGGAacagggaaattccctggtggtgcagtggttaggactcagtctTTTCATTGTTgtgacttgggttcaatccctggtcaggaaagtaaGATTATGCAAACAGAGCGAAAAAACCTAGGAAAGTTTCCATTAggaattttgtaataaaaaataatggtaACAGCCACTGTTTATTGTATTCTTATTTAGGAACCAGGCACAATACTGAATACTAGATCCATCAATCAGTATCTTCTTTGGAATATTCATAGCTTGCAGACCCCCATTATTCCTTTCAGGATCCCTAGAGGAACCAGTTGAGAAAAACCTTCATCAGAAGCTGGGGTTTCTTCTCTAAGATGCCTTGAATTTGTGTGGAGGAAGCTCTGTTTCTGTAGTTGACAATTTTTGGAGCATTTGTGGGGCTGGGAACTTAAGAGCTTTCTCTTTAAATGTAGGGAGGGTATAGATCCTGGAGAAGCTAGACCCTAACTCCTCTTGTGCTCCTTAGGATGGAGTCCACAGAGAAGTGTGAAGCCATCATCACCCActttaatggaaaatatattaaGACACCCCCTGGAGTACCAGGTGAGGCATCTGGGAATCAGGCTGAGAGGCCACAGGTTATGACTTCTGTGAAGATTCTGGAGGCTTTTTGCATGAGTGAATGGGCTAAGTGAGGTGGGACTCAGCTGCCTGTCTGTTTTCTCTCTCGGCAGCCCCATCCGATCCCTTGCTTTGCAAATTTGCTGATGGGGGTCCAAAGAAACGACAGAACCAAGGAAAATTTGTACAGAACGGACGGGCCTGGCCAAGAAATGGAGACATGGTAAGAGGCCCTCTCAGAGACAAGAATACTAATGACATTAAAATGGAATGGATGGGACTTCCATGGCAGTTTAGTGGTTGGGActtggcttccactgcagggaaggtgggttcgatccctggccagggaactaagatcctgcatgccgaaTGGGGAtgccaaggcaaaaaaaaagaaggaatggaaATTTCCATGGCTTGATTCCTGGGGTAGGCTTGAGAGCTCCAGTATGTAAATGAGCAATGCTGGCTACTTCACACACTCTTTAGTGTAAATGGGATTGTGCACCCTTCACAAGCAGGAAAACCCTGGAACAGTTACTGTGGGGACTAGTCCAGACTTGGCTTTTAATCAGTTGAACCAAACGCTTCCCCAGCCTTGAAATTCTGGGCCTGCTCCTGTTCTCACCTAAGCGCTCACAGTGTGCGCACTGTGTTCTTTCTTTCTAGGGTGGCATGGCTTTGACCTATGACCCCTCCACGGCTCTTCAGAATGGGTAAGGGTGTCGTATGTAAACAGCCTGCCTGAAAATGCCATAGTCGTGTGTCCAGGCCCTCGCATGGATTGCCTTGATGTTCATGGCTGTATCTGTCAGTGGGGGCCCTTGCTTTGCAGTTTCCTGACTCCTTACTGATGTGGTCCCTTCCTACAGGTTTTACCCAGCTCCTTACAACCTCGCCCCCAACAGGATGCTCACTCAGTCTGCACTGTCCCCGTATCTTCCATCTCCTATGACGTCATATCAGGTACGTTCATGCCCAGAAAAGGGCTCGGGGTTTGCCCTGCCATTGTGTTTTAGGCTGGAAACAACTTGCTGTTTTTCCCATTGTTTCCTTTACACAGATTATATGCAAACAGTTTCACATAAAAGTGTAACACATGATCCCCTCACATGCATACAGGCTGTTGTGTGCATGTACTTTGTGCTCTGTATCCACCCTTCCCACAAGCAAACCCATGTCAGTTTCCgcctttttttggtcattttcatATACGTATAAATATATGGTTTTGGAAGTCATTGTTTATGTTATAAAAATTTGCCatattaaatgtcttttttatacttttcccacataaaccagtgattctcaaagcgTGGTCCCTGTACCTGCAGTATCAGCCCTACCTGGgtatttttagaaacaaattctTGGACTCCACCCTAGATCCAGAGGAACTCTGGGGGATGAGTCCTACTAGCCTGaggtttaacaagccctccaggtggttCTATGCAGCTCTgttctaattatttctttttaatagtcaCATTATAGTTCATGCTGCACAAATACCAGCATTCTTTCACTAGACCACCGTGAAGGGCATTCTTtggatttcagtttttttctggtACAAATGATGCTCTGGTAAACATGCTTTTGCCTGTGTCCTCACAGATGAGTGCTTTTGTTTCTAGGGGCTAGAGTCCAAGGGGTGAGGTTGTAAGGTTGAATGATACACAGACTTTTGGCTTTATAGATGTTACAGATTTATTTCCACAAAGGCTGCCAAATTCATGTTCCCACTGGCAACATATGAGAGGACCTATTTCCCTCCAGCCAGAGGTGGCATTGCTCTTGTAAAGTTTTTCCTATCTTGGTAGGTGTAAAGTACAGTGTTGCtttaatttgcacttccctgACTGAAGCTGAGTTTAAGCATTTTTGGGTCATATTTTGATTTGTTCTTTCCTGATTACTCTTCATATACTTGGCCCATTTTcctattcatttgttcttttcccATCAGCTTATAAAAACCATCAATATTATTGGGACGtctctgttggtccagtggctaagactttgtgcttccagtgcaggggccaaggttctatccctgggtagggaacaagatcccacttgccacaagtaaagttcctgcatgctgcagcaTACCACACATAAGACCTGGCCCAGCTAAGTTAAAAACCTCAACAGTGCACCCTCTGGGACATTCTGAAGGCTGGAGGGATTTATTTCTAAGTTACCCACATACACGTGTCAGACTTTCCTGGCTTGCTTCTGGGCAAGGAAGCAGGCTCAGCTATGGTTTTTTATCAcgtgatttaaaaaagaaaactatcaatATTATTGGAATTTCCCTGGTgttcctgtggttaagactctgagttcccaatgcagggggcacagtttcagtccctgatcagggaagtaagatcctgcatacctggccaaaaaaaaaaaagctattataaGTGCTAATCTTCTGAATGTTATCTTTGTTACaagttttttccaaatttttttcccGCTGCCTTTGTGGTCCTCAAACTTAGGCTGTGCATCAGAATCAGTTGGAGagctttattcagttcagttgctcagtcatgtcccactctttgagactccatagactgcagcacgccagacttccctgttcatcaccaactccccgagcttgctcaaactcatgtccatcgagtcgttgatgTCATTAAACCTAGGTCAGAGAGCTTATTAAACGTACTGGGCACCACGCTAAGAATTTCTGATTCAGCAAGTCTAGGGTGAGAGGCAAGAAtgtgtatttctaacaagttcccaggtgttGCTCCTACTGCTGGTCCAGAGATCATACTTTGGGAATCACTAGTTTTTGCTATATACAAAAGTTTAACGTTTGTATATAGTTaaatatgtctgctttttttttttttacttacagcTTTCGAATTTCTTGTCTTAATTCAAGAGGTCTTCCCAGTCTGTACATTGTTCATGTGGTCCCCAggatttatttcattgttttacatttaaatgtataGTTACCAGGAATTTATGTTTGTATATGACGTAAGATAGGGGTCCTATTGTATTCCCTTCAAAGTATTCACCAGTTGTCCTAGCACCAAATTATTAAATAATCCATccttttcctgggcttccctggtggctctgccagtaaaaaatctgcctggaatgccagagacctgggtttgatccctgggttgggaagatcccctggaggatggcatggcaacccactccagtattcttgcctggagaatccccatggacagaggagcctggcaggctatagtccatggggtcgcagagagtcagacatgactgagcgactaagcacatccTTTTCCCACTGAATTGAGATGCTACCTTTGTCATATAATAAACActggaatttttttctgtatccttTATACTCTTCCAGTGATCATTGTATCTGTTCCTATTTCAAtaatttgttaatttgattacaGTGGCTTTCATAGTATGTTCTAATATTTAATAAGATAAAACCTTCTTCACtctctttttcatacttttttttgtttttggcatcTGTTATTCTGTGTAAGTTTATGAtcattttatctaatttttaaaaatctgtgaggGAGGGCTTTAATTGAAATTACGTTATACCTATATATTTAAGAGAATTGACTACTTAAAACGTACAGTCTTTTCACTTAAGatgtatttcttttcatgttCTCAGATCTTTGTTATGTCCTTCAGtaggattttaattttgtttatgtagGTCTGTACTTTTTGTCGTCATCTTCAGGTGCTTCTTGATACACCAAAGAGAGGTTATTGATTTATGTTCATCTATTTTGTATACAGCTCACTTAGTGAATCCTCTTATTACTATTAGTAATTGTTTAATTTAAATCTCTTAGGTTTTCTAGGTATAGTTATATCACTGATGCAAAATAATAGCTGTCTTTTCCATTTCAATTTTATGCCAGTGGTATCCCAATTGTATTTCTTTGACTCCACTACCTAATAGGTTACTATAATTGCAGTGTTTTTAATGTGGGTTAATGCTTGCAGCTAAGTTTTTGGTAATAGCCTTTAATATATGTAAGTAGTTTCTTTTTAGTCTCTGTTTTACtttgtgatattttttaaaatttattttttggttgtaaCTCTCGGCtctcagaatcttagttccccaaccagggattgaacccaggccatggcagtgaaagctctgagtcacatccactggacctccaaggaattccctacttcatgaatttttttttttttttttaaagtaaatggctgttggattttataaaatgtcttttcagCATCTAATATTACACTGactttttccttcaattttgaCTTATGTTTGTAGAGTTTCTGATTTTGAACAATCCCTACATTTGTGGAATAGATCTACTTGTTTATCAAGATGCATTTCTAGCTTctcattgctttttttcttttaaaattgagatataaattACAGACTATAAAAGTTTTAGAGTATGCTAGTCAGTAGTGTATATTTATAGGATTATGCAACCATCACTATTATCTGATTCCAGAATGTTTTCATTACCTCAGAAAGAAACTCTGTGCCCATTGGTAGCCGTTCCCTATTCTTCCTTCaccctagcccctggcaaccactgatacACTTTCTGTATCTacagatttgcctcttctggacataCTGTAAAAGTGGAAGCATATAGTAAATGTCTTTTGTGGCtggacttctttcacttagcatattttcaaagtttattcaTGTGTAGCATGTAGCAGaacttgattcttttttatgactgaatcatattccattgtatggacatGCCCCATTTTGTTATCTGTTTATCAGTTGATGGTCGTGtgagttgtttctaccttttggccaTTATGAATAATAATAGTCATAGTATTATTGGgtaatactgctatgaactttTGTGcacagtttttgtgtggacatatgttttcatttctctagggtaCATACAATTACTCAGTACCTATTAACTctacatttaactttttgaggaactgccaaactgttttccaaggtcactgtaccattttacatccccacctGCAGTGTATAACATTTGTTATTCAGTCCTTTTAAAATTGTAGCCATCTAAGTGGGTATAAAGTGGTAACTCGTTGTGACTTTGATTTATATCTCCCTAGtgactaggggcttccctggtggatcagcggtaaagaatttgcctacaatacgagagatgcgggttcgattcctgagtcaggaagatcccttggaggaggtaatggcaatccactctggtattcttgcctggagaatcccagggacagaagagcatgatgggctacagtccatggggtcgcacagagtcggacacagctgagtgactaagcacagcgcagcgGTGACTAACGATGTTGAGCCTGTTgaatgtgcttgttggccatttgtgtatcttcttagAGAAATATCTACTCAGATTCttagcccattttaaaattgggttacTTGAAGTGTAAgagttgttaatatttttaaaatattcttaaatatttctattttctaagggggcactgaaattgaaattgttagttgctcagtcatgtctgactctgcggccccatggactgtagcctgccaggctcctctgtccatagaattctctcagcaagaacactggagtgggtagccattcctttctccaggggacttttcccacccagggatcaaacccgggtctcctgcattgcaggcagattctttaccatctgagccaccagggaagccccacactccAAACTTACTTGTGTTTTGCTGAAAAATATCAGATCATTGGGTGAAATAACAGTCTTCAGGaagttaacatttttgttttgtttattttcgcTTCCATTAGAGAGTAACTCAGACATCTCCTCTACAAGCACCTAGCCCGTCTTGGATGCACCACCAGTCATACCTCATGCAGCCTTCAGTGAGTGTTCAGAAGTGGGCAAAAGCCAAAGTGCCAATTTGATGTAAAAGAAAACAGTGGGATTTGATGAAAGGAGGTGTGGGTGTGAGTCCTGGCTCAGTCTCTCGTGTGACCAGGTGTCTGACCTTACATTCTGTGAGTTTACTATTCTTAGACAAGAATGCCTCCAGCCTGGTAGGCAGAGTGCATGTTCCTGCTGCAGGGCCAGGTGGTTGCTTGCCTGTCATTTTCCaggatttttaaatgtctgtcaGCAGTGGTTCTGGTAGCCATGAACCTCTGCTTCCTGCAGCCTCACAGGATGCTGCCAACTAACTTTgccctttgctgctgcttctaGGGTTCAGTTCTGACACCAGGAATGGACCATCCCATTTCTCTCCAGCCTGCCTCCATGGTGGGACCTCTTACCCAGCAGTTGGGCCACCTCTCTCTCAGCAGCACGGGCACGGTAAAGCAAGATATTCCTCTTATAAACTCCTGCCACACAAGGAACACCTGTGTAAGACTCTTAGGTTTAAATACTCTTGGATAAGGATGGGAATGACTTCACTGTCATCGAGGACACACTCAGAAAAGGAGATGGACTGTGAGCGAGGAATACAGCCTTCTACTCTGAAACTCATTCGTTTTAACTGATTCCTCTTCATGTAACTAAAGGATCAGTGCTCCTGTCTACGTATTATCTAGTAGGGGTTCACACACATCTCTTGAAAGCCTTATCAGAATAGTAATAGGAAGAATGGGTGAAGCCTGATAGGTTTCTCGAAGCTCAGGTGCATTCTGGTTTGTGGAGGAGTGCTTAAAACAGAGAGGGCAGTGCGttgagaaaaagcagaagatgggaaagaggaggaaaagcagTCATGTAGGTAGAAGTCTCTCTAAGCCAGTGTACTTCAGAGTCATCGGAAGtgcttttaaaaagcacaattaAATTAGAATCTCTGGAGAGGGGACATAGGCACTTACagtttttaaagctccccaggtgtTTTAATTGTAGCCAAGAATCACTGCTCTGAGCCTGTCAATGCATCTCATTCCAGTATGTGCCAACAGCTGCAGCTATGCAGGGAGCTTACCTCTCCCAGTACACCCCAGTGCCTTCTTCCAGTGTTTCAGTTGAGGTAAGAACTTTATAGTCTCTTGGGGTTGAAAAGGAACAGAGGCAGGTTTTCCACTGATCAAAATCTTCCTCTCGCAGTGATGCCGATTCTGTGTTCATAAATAGCTGGTGGGTGTGTGAAGAATACAGGAAGGAGAGAGACTTAGTGCCTTTGACTGAGGCCCTTCCTCTCGTTTAGCCGGACAGCAGTTAACCCCAGGGTGCTGGCTTGCGTTGACCATTGTGCTCTGGGATGAGGATAGGTTGCTCTAAAGTTGGGAAAGTGAtgctgtgagtgtgcatgtgtgtgtgtgcacgcgcacaggTGTGTGGCAGGGGGTAGGTCGGGGAGGGCACTCAGTGTAGTGAGGCTGCTTCAGTGGGAGGTGAGGGAAGGATGTGCAAGTTGACTCGCCTGCCTTGCCTGTGGTACAGGAGAGTGGCAGCCAGCAAAGTCAAGTGCCGGTGGATGCACCCTCAGAGCATGGCGTCTACTC
Coding sequences within:
- the RBMS2 gene encoding RNA-binding motif, single-stranded-interacting protein 2 is translated as MLLSVTSRPGISTFGYNKNNKKPYVSLSQQMAPPSPSSSTPNSSSGSTAHDQLSKTNLYIRGLQPSTTDQDLVKLCQSYGKIVSTKAILDKTTNKCKGYGFVDFDSPSAAQKAVTALKASGVQAQMAKQQEQDPTNLYISNLPLSMDEQELEGMLKPFGQVISTRILRDTSGTSRGVGFARMESTEKCEAIITHFNGKYIKTPPGVPAPSDPLLCKFADGGPKKRQNQGKFVQNGRAWPRNGDMGGMALTYDPSTALQNGFYPAPYNLAPNRMLTQSALSPYLPSPMTSYQRVTQTSPLQAPSPSWMHHQSYLMQPSGSVLTPGMDHPISLQPASMVGPLTQQLGHLSLSSTGTYVPTAAAMQGAYLSQYTPVPSSSVSVEESGSQQSQVPVDAPSEHGVYSFQFNK